One Parasphingorhabdus cellanae genomic region harbors:
- the rpoN gene encoding RNA polymerase factor sigma-54: MALGPRLDLRQSQSLVMTPQLQQAIKLLALSNLELETYIAEEIEKNPLLDTGELNADAKNDDAGDNGADLPPEPGTQGSDEILSSGPAEAESTLDMADNADQFSNNSLSESDGALDGGLGLNGTASSGSGAVGGEAPDFENMLVAETTLAEHLMEQAGAILSGADLFIAQHLIDQIDECGYLQADLLEFSHRLGVQLDDVKRILTEVQSLEPVGVGARDLAECLALQAKEADRYDPAMARLIDNLDLLAKGALPQLKRMCGVDDEDLMDMIAEIRAYDPKPGCKIGGGDVQAVVPDIFIAERSGKWLIEVNSATLPKVLVNRTYFTELKDGAQDKASKEWLNDCLADASWLVKALDQRQRTIIKVATEIVKQQENFFREGVAHLRPLTLKNVADKIEMHESTVSRVTSNKYLSCSRGTFELKYFFTSGIQSSTGGEAASAEAVKSHIKALIDNEDPKKILSDDKLVALLKDKGFDIARRTVAKYREALGLGSSVQRRRQKALEGKAA; encoded by the coding sequence ATGGCTTTGGGCCCCCGTCTTGATCTGAGGCAAAGCCAGTCATTGGTGATGACGCCGCAATTGCAGCAGGCGATCAAGCTGCTGGCTTTGTCTAATCTCGAACTCGAAACTTATATTGCGGAAGAAATTGAGAAAAACCCGTTGCTCGACACTGGTGAGCTGAACGCTGACGCAAAGAATGATGATGCCGGTGATAATGGTGCTGACCTTCCTCCGGAGCCGGGAACCCAAGGGAGTGACGAGATATTGTCCTCTGGTCCGGCTGAGGCCGAATCCACTCTGGATATGGCGGATAATGCTGATCAATTTTCCAACAATAGCCTGAGTGAAAGCGATGGTGCATTGGACGGGGGCCTTGGTTTGAACGGCACGGCTTCCTCGGGTAGCGGTGCTGTTGGCGGGGAAGCCCCTGATTTTGAGAATATGCTGGTGGCCGAAACAACACTGGCGGAACATCTCATGGAACAAGCCGGGGCGATATTGTCGGGTGCGGATTTGTTTATCGCCCAACATCTGATCGATCAGATTGACGAATGCGGCTATTTGCAGGCTGATCTGCTGGAATTCTCCCATCGATTGGGCGTGCAGCTGGATGATGTGAAGCGTATCCTGACCGAGGTCCAGAGCCTGGAGCCGGTTGGTGTTGGCGCTCGCGATTTGGCGGAATGTCTTGCGCTTCAGGCGAAGGAAGCGGATCGCTATGATCCGGCGATGGCGCGGTTGATAGACAATCTCGATCTGTTAGCCAAAGGGGCTTTGCCACAACTGAAACGCATGTGCGGTGTTGATGATGAAGATCTGATGGACATGATCGCGGAAATTCGCGCCTATGACCCCAAGCCGGGTTGCAAGATTGGCGGCGGCGATGTGCAGGCGGTTGTGCCGGATATTTTCATTGCCGAGCGCAGCGGAAAATGGCTGATCGAAGTCAATAGCGCGACGCTGCCCAAGGTGCTGGTGAACCGTACCTATTTCACCGAACTGAAAGACGGGGCGCAGGATAAGGCGTCCAAGGAATGGCTCAATGACTGTCTTGCCGATGCGAGCTGGCTGGTCAAAGCGCTCGACCAGCGGCAGCGCACCATCATCAAGGTTGCAACCGAAATCGTGAAGCAGCAGGAGAATTTCTTCCGCGAAGGGGTGGCGCATTTGCGGCCTCTGACGTTGAAGAATGTCGCGGACAAGATCGAGATGCATGAATCGACGGTCAGCCGGGTAACGTCCAACAAATATCTCTCCTGTTCTCGCGGCACGTTTGAGCTCAAATATTTCTTCACCAGCGGCATCCAGTCATCAACCGGCGGAGAGGCAGCTTCGGCGGAAGCGGTGAAGAGCCATATCAAGGCGCTCATCGATAACGAGGATCCCAAGAAGATCCTCTCTGACGACAAGCTGGTCGCGCTGCTCAAGGACAAGGGCTTTGACATTGCCCGGCGGACGGTCGCCAAATATCGCGAAGCCTTGGGGCTTGGCAGTTCGGTGCAGCGCCGCCGGCAAAAGGCGCTTGAGGGCAAGGCGGCTTAG
- a CDS encoding GNAT family N-acetyltransferase yields MGLQETMRPARAEDLPALHGLVESAYRGDSAKRGWTHEADLLGGQRTDLEALREILADEDQVILLAMDGADMAGCVQLMRVKEGVAYLGLLTVDPDRQAGGLGKKLLDASEHYVAENWQAQVIEMTVIRQRADLIAYYERRGYGQTGERRPFPLDDPRYGLPKTQELEFVVLRKEIGE; encoded by the coding sequence ATGGGCTTGCAAGAGACCATGCGGCCCGCGCGCGCTGAAGACCTCCCTGCCCTGCACGGCTTGGTGGAAAGCGCCTATCGGGGAGACAGCGCCAAGCGCGGCTGGACGCACGAAGCCGATTTACTCGGCGGGCAGAGAACCGATTTGGAGGCTCTGCGGGAAATATTGGCGGATGAGGATCAGGTCATCCTGCTCGCTATGGACGGTGCTGATATGGCTGGTTGCGTGCAACTCATGCGCGTCAAAGAAGGAGTGGCCTATCTCGGCCTGCTGACGGTTGACCCCGACCGCCAAGCGGGCGGACTGGGCAAGAAATTGCTGGATGCGTCGGAACATTATGTTGCCGAAAACTGGCAGGCGCAGGTGATAGAAATGACCGTCATCCGCCAGCGCGCCGATCTGATCGCCTATTATGAACGGCGGGGATATGGCCAAACCGGCGAGCGGCGCCCGTTCCCGCTTGATGACCCGCGCTATGGCCTGCCGAAGACGCAAGAACTGGAATTTGTGGTGTTACGGAAGGAGATTGGAGAGTGA
- a CDS encoding DUF5818 domain-containing protein: protein MMNEHLGDAEYSGLLVRDDGGFALQSDDGRRYRLELLRTPIDEVEKRVIVTGRLIYDDQIEAEGVRLADGG from the coding sequence ATGATGAATGAGCATCTGGGCGACGCCGAATATTCCGGCTTGCTCGTCCGCGATGATGGCGGGTTTGCGCTGCAATCCGATGATGGCCGGCGCTATCGGCTTGAGCTGCTCCGCACGCCGATTGATGAAGTGGAAAAACGCGTGATTGTCACCGGACGGCTCATTTATGATGACCAGATCGAAGCCGAAGGCGTGCGACTGGCGGATGGCGGCTGA
- a CDS encoding oxidoreductase, protein MAAADQKPLGSGFPAKSEPQDVLADIDLTGKIAIVTGGYSGIGLETTRALAAKGAKVIVPVRDEAKAADNLSGVEGDVSSATMDLSDIASVRKFADAMCSSLSQLDLLINNAGIMATPLERVGPGWESQFGVNHMGHFALTKGLMPLLEKAEAPRVVALSSIAHKRNGILWDDIQFEKSDYNKWTSYAQSKSANALFANALSRRMESFGGRAFSVHPGGIFTPLQRHLPVEEQIELGWLDKDGEPSELAKNGFKTPAQGCTTSLWAATSPLLDDKHGLYCEDCDVAQLMDENSPPYSCVAPHACDDDDAERLWELSETLLAAA, encoded by the coding sequence ATGGCAGCAGCAGATCAGAAACCACTTGGCTCCGGCTTTCCGGCGAAGAGTGAACCGCAGGACGTGCTGGCTGACATTGACCTGACCGGCAAGATCGCAATTGTCACCGGCGGCTATTCCGGCATTGGCCTGGAAACCACAAGGGCGCTGGCCGCCAAGGGTGCGAAAGTTATCGTGCCGGTGCGCGATGAGGCCAAGGCAGCCGACAATCTGTCGGGCGTGGAGGGCGATGTTTCTTCTGCGACGATGGATTTGTCGGACATTGCTTCGGTGCGGAAATTTGCCGATGCCATGTGTAGCAGCCTGAGTCAGTTGGACCTGCTGATCAACAATGCCGGGATTATGGCGACGCCGCTTGAGCGTGTCGGACCCGGATGGGAAAGCCAGTTTGGCGTCAACCATATGGGTCATTTTGCCCTGACCAAAGGCTTGATGCCCCTGCTCGAAAAAGCCGAAGCGCCACGCGTCGTCGCGCTGTCTTCCATCGCCCATAAACGCAATGGCATTTTGTGGGACGATATTCAGTTCGAAAAGAGCGACTATAATAAATGGACCTCCTATGCGCAGTCCAAGAGCGCCAATGCCCTGTTCGCCAATGCGCTCAGCCGGCGGATGGAGAGCTTTGGCGGACGCGCTTTCTCCGTGCATCCGGGCGGCATTTTCACGCCGCTGCAACGCCATTTGCCGGTGGAGGAGCAGATCGAACTGGGCTGGCTCGACAAAGATGGCGAACCATCGGAGTTGGCGAAAAACGGCTTTAAAACCCCGGCACAGGGTTGCACCACCAGCCTGTGGGCCGCGACATCGCCGCTGCTGGACGACAAGCACGGGCTTTACTGTGAGGATTGCGATGTTGCCCAGTTGATGGACGAAAATTCTCCGCCATATAGCTGTGTCGCACCGCATGCGTGCGATGACGACGACGCTGAACGGCTCTGGGAGCTCAGCGAAACATTGCTGGCTGCGGCGTAA
- the ald gene encoding alanine dehydrogenase: MRVGTPKEVKNHEYRVGLTPESVRELSAHGHDMLVETGAGLGIGAEDAEYVDAGATIAAKASEIFEKCDMVVKVKEPQPAERAMLREGQILFTYLHLAPDPEQTADLVKSKAICIAYETVTGSGGLPLLKPMSQVAGRMSIQAGATALEKAHGGRGILLGGVPGVSPGKVTVIGGGVVGFNAAQMAAGLGADVTILDRNPEVLETLGNYFEARAKTRFSNKANLAECVAEADLVIGAVLIPGAEAPKLVTRDMLSTMRPGSVLADVAIDQGGCFETSKATTHQDPTYVVDDVVHYCVANMPGAVSRTSTYALNNVTLPHALAIANKGWEAALRDDIHLAEGLNVWNGHVTYRAVAEDLGYDYMPVSEIVGHKPE, translated from the coding sequence ATGCGTGTCGGTACCCCGAAAGAAGTGAAAAACCATGAATATCGCGTTGGACTGACGCCGGAATCGGTGCGGGAACTATCCGCCCATGGTCATGATATGCTGGTCGAAACCGGCGCCGGTCTGGGCATTGGCGCGGAGGATGCCGAATATGTCGATGCGGGCGCAACCATTGCCGCCAAGGCGTCCGAGATTTTTGAAAAATGCGACATGGTCGTGAAGGTCAAGGAACCCCAGCCCGCCGAACGGGCGATGCTGCGCGAGGGACAGATTTTGTTCACCTATCTGCACCTTGCCCCCGATCCGGAGCAGACCGCCGATCTCGTCAAATCCAAAGCCATTTGTATTGCTTATGAAACCGTTACCGGCTCGGGCGGATTGCCGTTGCTCAAACCGATGAGCCAGGTTGCGGGACGCATGTCGATACAGGCGGGCGCGACAGCCTTGGAAAAAGCCCATGGCGGCCGCGGCATATTGCTCGGCGGCGTGCCGGGCGTATCGCCGGGCAAGGTCACCGTCATTGGCGGCGGTGTGGTTGGTTTTAACGCGGCGCAAATGGCCGCTGGTCTGGGCGCGGACGTCACCATCCTTGATCGCAATCCCGAAGTGCTGGAAACACTCGGCAACTATTTCGAGGCGCGGGCGAAAACGCGATTCTCGAACAAGGCCAATCTGGCCGAATGTGTCGCTGAGGCGGATCTGGTCATCGGCGCGGTGTTGATCCCCGGAGCCGAAGCACCCAAGCTGGTGACCCGCGATATGCTCTCGACCATGCGGCCCGGTTCGGTGCTGGCCGATGTGGCGATTGATCAGGGCGGCTGTTTTGAAACGTCCAAGGCGACGACCCATCAGGACCCGACCTATGTTGTCGATGATGTGGTCCATTATTGCGTCGCCAATATGCCGGGCGCGGTATCCCGGACATCCACCTATGCGCTGAACAACGTCACCCTGCCCCATGCGCTGGCCATTGCCAACAAGGGTTGGGAGGCGGCCTTGCGTGACGATATCCATCTCGCCGAGGGATTGAACGTGTGGAACGGCCATGTCACCTATCGCGCGGTGGCCGAAGATTTGGGCTATGATTATATGCCGGTGTCAGAGATAGTGGGGCATAAACCCGAATAG
- a CDS encoding peptidylprolyl isomerase: MYNFKNFALPGACLRSSISALSAFLLPVAPAIAQDQDDPAIEQPAPTPQEILAAAPADHWLPIPVRDLMILTLPDDAEGNKRQAVIQLVPAELSGAHVRNVRKFAAQRWWDGTKIYRVSKDFVTQFGGNPDNKQVPENLETVPESDYFNAALGAKRATDEAALDAAVAYSNEYQGTEIRPLMKTIYENYGAKVGFGAGWPIGTKDGKAFPITCRGSLSPAHYDPPDAGTGAEISIITGEAARSLDMTFGMVGRVIDGLEHVTNLPLGTAAGGFYADKSQYIPITSVRLASELPLAEQPRYEYLASYSPSLLQYIEAHGGYGNICTVPVPIRKVAE, from the coding sequence ATGTATAATTTTAAAAATTTTGCATTGCCGGGCGCCTGTCTTCGCAGCAGCATCTCAGCCCTGTCGGCTTTCCTGCTGCCCGTCGCCCCCGCCATCGCGCAAGATCAAGATGATCCCGCCATCGAGCAACCCGCGCCCACGCCGCAAGAGATACTGGCAGCCGCGCCCGCCGACCATTGGCTGCCGATTCCGGTTCGCGATTTGATGATCCTCACCCTGCCCGATGATGCCGAGGGCAATAAGCGTCAGGCGGTGATTCAGCTGGTCCCGGCCGAGCTTTCGGGCGCGCATGTTCGCAATGTTCGCAAATTTGCCGCCCAGCGCTGGTGGGATGGCACGAAAATATACCGTGTCTCCAAGGATTTCGTCACCCAATTTGGCGGCAATCCCGACAATAAGCAGGTTCCCGAGAATCTCGAAACCGTGCCGGAGAGCGACTATTTCAACGCGGCGCTCGGTGCCAAGCGCGCTACGGACGAAGCCGCGCTGGATGCGGCGGTCGCTTACAGCAACGAATATCAGGGCACGGAAATCCGGCCGCTGATGAAGACAATCTATGAAAACTATGGCGCGAAAGTCGGCTTTGGCGCAGGCTGGCCGATTGGCACCAAGGACGGCAAGGCCTTTCCGATCACCTGCCGCGGGTCCTTGTCTCCGGCCCATTATGATCCGCCCGATGCCGGCACCGGCGCGGAAATCTCGATCATCACGGGCGAAGCGGCGCGTAGCCTGGACATGACCTTTGGCATGGTCGGACGGGTGATTGATGGCCTGGAGCATGTCACCAACCTGCCGCTTGGCACGGCTGCGGGCGGATTTTATGCCGACAAGTCACAGTATATCCCGATCACCTCGGTGCGTCTGGCGAGCGAGCTGCCTCTGGCCGAACAACCGCGCTATGAATATCTCGCCAGCTATAGCCCGTCGCTGCTGCAATATATTGAGGCCCATGGTGGTTATGGGAATATTTGCACCGTTCCCGTGCCGATAAGAAAAGTTGCGGAGTGA
- a CDS encoding peptidylprolyl isomerase — protein MRKNILLAPLAALLTMSPLSAQEPPKQEFPSPNAIVDAAPASDWKAIAASDLLVMDLAPDAKGDTRRVIIQLMPPPFSQGWIGNIRKLAAAKFWDGTSINRVQDNYVVQWGDAGYDNPESGEVEQKALPEGLVEVPESEYTTPTLPDFAGPIGFEGATERQIAFIKTAMSIARLHMGHLDIFGKDRDPDQDVNNFVMARMADRYSDINSFAEGWPVGGKRDDETLNTKFWPVHCYGAVGVGRNLSPNTGSGAELYTVIGHAPRHLDRNIAVVGRIIEGIDHLSSLPRGKGKLGFYADASKRVPIQSIRIATDMPEAEQPRFEYLSTESKPFARYADARANRRDPFFIKPAGGADICNIPVPVRRVKAEE, from the coding sequence ATGAGAAAAAATATCCTGCTCGCGCCTCTGGCTGCGCTACTCACCATGTCTCCTCTATCGGCGCAAGAGCCACCAAAACAGGAGTTTCCCAGCCCCAATGCGATAGTCGATGCGGCCCCGGCGAGCGACTGGAAAGCCATAGCGGCCAGCGATCTGCTGGTCATGGATCTGGCCCCGGATGCGAAGGGAGACACCCGCCGCGTGATCATCCAGTTGATGCCGCCGCCTTTCTCGCAAGGCTGGATCGGCAATATCCGCAAACTCGCCGCCGCGAAATTCTGGGACGGCACCAGCATCAACCGGGTGCAGGACAATTATGTCGTGCAATGGGGCGATGCCGGCTACGACAATCCGGAATCAGGAGAGGTGGAGCAGAAGGCTTTGCCGGAGGGCTTGGTTGAAGTGCCGGAGAGTGAGTATACCACCCCGACACTACCCGATTTCGCGGGCCCAATAGGCTTTGAAGGTGCTACCGAGCGACAAATTGCTTTTATCAAGACTGCCATGTCTATAGCGCGTCTTCATATGGGTCATTTGGATATCTTCGGGAAAGATCGAGATCCAGATCAAGACGTCAACAACTTTGTTATGGCTCGGATGGCGGATCGCTACTCTGACATTAATTCCTTTGCTGAAGGCTGGCCCGTGGGCGGCAAGCGCGATGACGAAACGCTCAATACAAAATTCTGGCCCGTCCACTGCTATGGCGCGGTTGGTGTAGGTCGCAACCTCTCGCCCAATACCGGCAGTGGTGCGGAACTCTATACCGTCATCGGCCATGCGCCCCGCCATCTGGACCGCAATATCGCGGTGGTCGGACGGATAATCGAAGGCATAGACCATCTTTCCAGCCTGCCGCGCGGCAAGGGCAAGTTGGGTTTTTATGCCGATGCCAGCAAGCGCGTGCCGATCCAGTCGATCCGCATCGCCACCGATATGCCAGAGGCCGAACAACCCCGATTTGAATATCTCAGCACCGAAAGCAAACCTTTCGCGCGCTATGCCGATGCCCGCGCCAATCGCCGGGATCCGTTTTTTATCAAACCGGCAGGCGGCGCGGATATTTGTAATATTCCGGTGCCGGTGCGGCGGGTGAAGGCGGAAGAATGA
- a CDS encoding glycosyltransferase → MNANDDPADRTKIAYLVNQYPTISHTFIRNEILELEEQGFDVTRISVRGWDAELADEADLAERSKTSYLLRGGLWPLVMGFIKMLFSRPGALLSACKLALKMGRASERPMMVHLVYLAEACMLFGKMREAGVTHVHCHFGTNATEVGMLCSALGQTSYSFTVHGPEEFDKAHSLNLREKVKRARFVAAISAFGRSQIFRFAREQDWQKVNIIHCGLGSEFINSTISNPPAAPHLVTVGRFAEQKGQIILIRACHLLAEKDVSFELTMIGDGEMRPQIEREIAQYGLEKSITLVGWKSGAEIREITGTSKALVVPSFAEGLPVVIMEAMAIARPIISTYVAGIPELVRDGSEGFLVYASDAEGLAGAMEQLLQLDDSALIEMGERARERVRERHNAVTEVAKLKELFLAI, encoded by the coding sequence ATGAATGCAAATGATGATCCCGCTGATCGCACCAAAATAGCGTATTTGGTCAATCAATATCCGACGATCAGCCACACATTTATCCGAAACGAGATTCTGGAACTTGAGGAACAGGGTTTCGATGTGACCCGAATCTCTGTCCGCGGATGGGATGCGGAGCTCGCGGATGAAGCGGATTTGGCTGAACGGAGCAAGACATCCTACCTTTTGCGGGGCGGTTTGTGGCCGCTGGTCATGGGTTTTATCAAGATGCTGTTCTCCCGGCCGGGCGCGCTTTTGTCAGCATGTAAACTGGCGTTAAAAATGGGCCGCGCCAGCGAACGCCCGATGATGGTACACCTTGTTTATTTGGCTGAAGCCTGCATGCTATTCGGCAAGATGCGCGAGGCCGGTGTAACGCATGTGCACTGTCATTTTGGTACAAATGCTACCGAAGTGGGTATGTTGTGCAGTGCGTTGGGACAGACCTCTTATAGTTTCACCGTGCATGGCCCCGAAGAATTTGACAAAGCCCATAGCCTCAATCTTCGCGAAAAAGTAAAGCGGGCGCGCTTTGTCGCCGCCATATCAGCCTTTGGGCGCAGCCAAATCTTTCGATTTGCCCGCGAGCAGGACTGGCAAAAGGTCAACATCATCCATTGCGGGCTCGGCAGCGAATTTATCAACAGCACCATTTCAAATCCGCCAGCAGCGCCGCATTTGGTGACGGTTGGCCGGTTCGCCGAACAAAAAGGACAAATCATATTGATCCGGGCATGCCATTTGCTTGCTGAAAAAGATGTGTCATTTGAACTGACAATGATTGGCGATGGCGAAATGCGTCCTCAAATCGAGCGAGAAATCGCGCAATATGGTCTGGAAAAATCGATCACGCTTGTTGGCTGGAAAAGCGGTGCCGAAATCAGGGAGATTACGGGCACCTCCAAAGCTCTGGTTGTTCCGAGTTTTGCAGAAGGCTTACCGGTCGTCATCATGGAAGCGATGGCAATCGCGCGGCCGATCATATCCACTTATGTCGCGGGTATTCCGGAACTCGTAAGAGACGGCAGCGAGGGTTTTCTCGTATATGCAAGCGATGCCGAGGGACTTGCCGGCGCGATGGAACAGCTTTTACAGCTCGACGACAGCGCGCTGATAGAAATGGGCGAACGGGCGCGCGAACGGGTTCGGGAACGGCATAATGCCGTGACGGAAGTTGCGAAGCTGAAAGAGCTTTTTCTGGCAATCTAA
- a CDS encoding serine O-acetyltransferase, translating to MALRNRDNDWRSDLERVDGARPMLKEQSLWAIKVYRYGRSVDRRNGGFRKWLGTKLYWLSFRFVETLFGISLPKEASVGPGLRIWHFGGIFINPGVVLGSGCTLRQGVTIGNRMDGGGVPHIGDNVEIGAYAQILGDIRIGNNCNIGASAVVLCDVPDGKTAVGNPAKII from the coding sequence TTGGCCCTCAGAAATCGCGACAACGACTGGCGGTCGGATTTGGAAAGAGTGGATGGCGCACGTCCCATGCTGAAGGAACAGTCGCTTTGGGCCATCAAGGTCTATCGTTATGGCCGGTCTGTCGACAGGCGCAATGGCGGCTTTCGGAAATGGCTCGGGACAAAACTATACTGGTTGTCGTTTCGGTTTGTCGAAACGCTCTTTGGTATCAGCCTGCCGAAAGAAGCCAGCGTCGGACCGGGTCTAAGGATCTGGCACTTTGGCGGTATTTTTATCAATCCGGGAGTCGTTCTGGGATCAGGCTGTACGCTGCGTCAGGGCGTGACAATCGGCAATCGGATGGACGGCGGCGGCGTTCCGCATATTGGCGACAATGTCGAAATAGGCGCCTATGCACAGATATTGGGCGACATTCGTATCGGGAACAATTGCAATATCGGCGCATCGGCGGTGGTGCTTTGTGACGTGCCTGACGGCAAAACGGCCGTCGGCAATCCGGCCAAGATTATCTAG
- the ftsE gene encoding cell division ATP-binding protein FtsE yields MNEIVQFENVGLRYGAGAETLSDLSFTLYPGSFYFLTGASGAGKTSLLKLLYLAQRPSRGLIRLFGEDAVTMSRERLPGFRRRIGVVFQDFRLVPHLSAFDNIALPLRVSGVKEKDLTTPVAEMLDWVGLGDRAEARPATLSGGEQQRVAIARAVIGRPEILVADEPTGNVDPEMAVRLLQLFEALNTLGTTIVVATHDIHLLSKVPGAQMMKLEKGGLSDPTGSLRNPPLPRDRA; encoded by the coding sequence ATGAATGAAATTGTTCAATTTGAAAATGTTGGCCTGCGCTATGGGGCGGGCGCGGAAACGCTGTCAGACCTCAGTTTCACGCTCTATCCGGGCAGTTTTTATTTTCTGACCGGTGCTTCGGGGGCCGGCAAGACATCGCTCCTGAAACTGCTCTATCTCGCGCAGCGGCCCAGCCGCGGTCTCATCCGGCTATTTGGCGAGGATGCCGTGACCATGTCGCGAGAACGCTTGCCGGGGTTTCGGCGGCGTATCGGGGTGGTATTTCAGGATTTTCGGCTGGTGCCGCATCTGTCGGCCTTTGATAACATCGCGCTGCCGCTGCGGGTTTCGGGGGTGAAAGAGAAGGATCTTACTACACCTGTCGCCGAAATGCTGGACTGGGTCGGCCTTGGTGACCGCGCAGAGGCGCGTCCCGCCACCTTGTCTGGCGGAGAGCAACAGCGCGTGGCGATTGCCCGGGCGGTGATCGGGCGGCCCGAAATATTGGTGGCTGATGAGCCAACCGGCAATGTCGACCCTGAAATGGCAGTGCGGCTGCTGCAGTTGTTTGAGGCGCTCAATACATTGGGTACGACCATTGTGGTGGCCACGCATGACATACACCTGCTTAGCAAAGTGCCGGGAGCGCAGATGATGAAGCTGGAAAAGGGCGGACTTTCCGATCCAACCGGTTCCTTGCGCAATCCGCCCTTGCCGCGCGACAGAGCCTAG
- a CDS encoding cell division protein FtsX, translated as MLSLFVIPGHDRRLIPEGRLSGPMPWVIAIMIFLMVLATATGLAFAEAGRNVSDQLSSRATVQIVEANPDLKARQSNDAAARLRGMALVEEVRVLPPQEIEDLIAPWLGQTAGTQDELEAGSLLEDIPLPALIDLKLVRPAGPKELDELRAAVRPLADSARVEPSSGLIAPVIALVQSLQWIAFGLVALLAMATAAAVIISARAALNTHKETIGVIHLLGGTDRQISRLFQRRIALDALLGGILGLICGTAIILLLGMQLSALGSGLVESLGLSWYSWLIIGAVPILGMTLAMVTARMTVMGALRKIL; from the coding sequence ATGCTCAGCTTGTTTGTCATCCCCGGCCATGATCGCCGCCTGATCCCGGAGGGACGGCTTTCCGGCCCGATGCCGTGGGTGATTGCGATCATGATCTTTCTGATGGTGCTGGCAACGGCAACCGGGCTGGCCTTTGCCGAGGCAGGGCGCAATGTTTCCGATCAACTTTCCAGCCGGGCGACGGTACAGATTGTCGAGGCTAACCCCGATCTCAAAGCACGGCAATCGAATGATGCGGCGGCGCGGCTGCGGGGTATGGCGCTGGTTGAGGAAGTGCGGGTCTTGCCACCACAAGAAATTGAAGACCTGATTGCGCCATGGCTGGGACAGACGGCTGGCACGCAGGACGAGCTGGAAGCCGGCAGTCTGCTGGAAGATATTCCATTGCCTGCACTTATTGATCTGAAACTGGTGCGTCCTGCTGGTCCAAAAGAGCTGGACGAATTGCGGGCGGCGGTCAGGCCTTTGGCTGACAGCGCGCGGGTGGAACCCAGTAGCGGCCTGATTGCGCCGGTCATTGCGCTCGTTCAATCGCTGCAATGGATTGCTTTTGGCCTTGTCGCCTTGCTCGCCATGGCAACAGCGGCGGCGGTGATTATATCAGCGCGCGCAGCGCTCAACACGCATAAGGAAACCATAGGGGTCATCCATTTGCTGGGCGGCACCGACCGACAGATTAGCCGCCTGTTTCAACGGCGCATTGCGCTGGATGCGCTGCTCGGCGGGATATTGGGCCTGATTTGCGGCACCGCAATCATCCTGCTGCTCGGCATGCAGTTATCGGCTCTTGGGTCAGGGCTGGTGGAATCACTGGGCCTCTCTTGGTATAGCTGGTTGATTATCGGCGCCGTTCCGATATTGGGAATGACCCTGGCCATGGTGACTGCGCGGATGACAGTCATGGGCGCGCTAAGAAAAATATTGTAG
- a CDS encoding YdcF family protein, whose product MILRSLCFLLLFWMIGFVWFAVDLPRPAADDVRTDSIVVLTGGPKRIEHALQMLEAKKAGYLLISGVDRDVKPGELAVEYDRPDSLFECCIDLGLQAVDTRSNALETARWTARREDGSLRLVTSDWHMRRAKLELERAVPRDIKIIADAVPSAPSLGTLFKEYNKFLMRRLAAFAGV is encoded by the coding sequence ATGATCCTTCGTTCCCTCTGTTTTTTGCTGCTGTTCTGGATGATCGGGTTTGTTTGGTTTGCCGTCGATTTGCCGCGCCCTGCTGCGGACGACGTGCGGACAGATTCGATTGTTGTGCTAACCGGCGGTCCCAAGCGGATTGAACATGCGTTGCAGATGCTGGAGGCAAAAAAAGCCGGATATTTGCTGATATCGGGCGTCGATCGCGATGTAAAACCAGGGGAATTGGCGGTTGAATATGATCGCCCGGATAGCCTGTTTGAATGTTGCATCGATCTTGGGCTCCAGGCCGTGGACACGCGCTCCAATGCTCTGGAAACTGCACGTTGGACAGCGCGGAGGGAAGACGGATCGCTGCGGCTGGTGACATCGGACTGGCATATGCGGCGGGCGAAGCTGGAACTGGAACGTGCGGTACCAAGAGATATCAAGATCATCGCCGATGCTGTCCCCAGCGCGCCCTCATTGGGCACCTTGTTCAAGGAATATAATAAATTTCTGATGCGCCGACTGGCGGCCTTTGCCGGGGTTTAA